Proteins from one Polymorphobacter megasporae genomic window:
- a CDS encoding YncE family protein, translating into MTGHSYLALAALLSTASAAVAGQAPFAATAADVPISGHDRVYAAEQFSNTVSVVDPSTNRLLGVIRLGEPQPANFSPLYRGQVLVHGMGFSPDRRTIAVVSIGSNSVTFIDTATNAVKHTTYIGRSPHEAFFTPDGREVWVTVRGEDYVSVLDAESYAEIARVKTPGGPGMTIFSPDGQYAYVCSSFNPELVVFDVRTRAEVGRVAQPSPFCPNLAATPDGRQVWYTLKDIGKTVVIDAKPPFATLKVIDTGPITNHVNFVDTAHGHFAYVTVGGRNEVQVFRRDTFARVATVAVGKLPHGIWPSGDGTRVYVGLENDDRLVAIDTASNTVVATIPIGQAAQAVNYVPNAVPSGDGITGLEPLGVAGGATHLTLGRPGRGGSEPTSVSLFDQGLVQILEAAVTGLSPRMPYILGLAANADGSGKVEPLASFVTNPAGAAIVNATGPIRTLVRPDTASSRRYLVIVAGAPGGRGIPVQIQQN; encoded by the coding sequence ATGACCGGGCACAGCTACCTTGCGCTCGCCGCGCTGCTGTCCACCGCATCCGCAGCCGTCGCCGGTCAGGCCCCGTTTGCCGCGACCGCGGCTGACGTCCCGATCAGCGGGCATGACCGCGTCTATGCGGCGGAACAGTTCTCGAACACCGTGTCGGTCGTCGATCCGTCGACTAACCGCCTGCTCGGGGTGATCCGCTTGGGCGAGCCGCAGCCGGCGAACTTCAGCCCGCTCTACCGCGGCCAGGTCCTCGTTCACGGCATGGGCTTCTCGCCCGATCGCCGCACCATCGCGGTAGTGTCGATCGGCTCGAACTCGGTGACCTTCATCGACACCGCGACCAATGCGGTGAAGCATACCACCTACATCGGCCGCTCGCCCCACGAGGCGTTCTTTACACCCGACGGGCGCGAGGTCTGGGTTACCGTGCGCGGCGAGGACTATGTCTCGGTGCTCGACGCTGAGTCCTATGCGGAGATCGCCCGGGTCAAGACGCCGGGGGGCCCGGGGATGACGATCTTCTCGCCCGACGGCCAATACGCCTACGTCTGTTCGTCGTTCAATCCAGAGCTCGTCGTCTTCGACGTTCGGACTCGAGCCGAGGTCGGGCGGGTCGCGCAGCCCAGTCCGTTTTGCCCCAACCTCGCCGCGACTCCCGATGGCAGGCAGGTCTGGTACACGCTCAAAGATATCGGCAAGACGGTGGTGATCGATGCCAAACCGCCGTTCGCGACTCTCAAGGTGATCGACACCGGCCCCATCACCAACCACGTCAATTTCGTCGACACGGCACATGGACACTTCGCCTACGTCACGGTCGGCGGTCGGAACGAGGTCCAGGTGTTCCGGCGCGACACCTTTGCCAGGGTCGCGACGGTCGCGGTCGGCAAGCTGCCCCACGGCATCTGGCCATCCGGTGACGGCACCCGCGTCTATGTCGGGCTCGAGAACGACGACCGGCTGGTCGCGATCGACACTGCCAGCAATACGGTCGTCGCGACGATCCCGATCGGCCAGGCGGCTCAGGCTGTGAACTATGTCCCCAACGCCGTTCCCAGCGGCGACGGCATTACTGGGCTCGAGCCGCTCGGGGTCGCCGGCGGGGCGACGCATCTCACACTCGGACGTCCCGGCCGCGGCGGGTCCGAGCCGACCAGCGTAAGCCTGTTCGACCAGGGCCTCGTCCAAATTCTCGAAGCCGCCGTGACCGGACTATCTCCGCGCATGCCGTATATCCTCGGGCTTGCAGCGAATGCCGACGGCAGCGGCAAGGTCGAGCCGCTGGCGAGCTTTGTGACCAATCCCGCGGGGGCCGCAATCGTCAATGCGACCGGACCAATAAGAACTCTGGTTCGACCCGATACGGCGTCGTCGCGTCGCTACCTGGTGATCGTCGCGGGAGCCCCCGGCGGACGCGGGATACCGGTTCAAATCCAGCAGAACTGA
- a CDS encoding DUF6130 family protein, producing the protein MPASLDAKTAHDILGAPGVVPLTTAQPEPKLIVDPLVPGPLSFGRVVIEYRAENLRIVPVFGPKALEVSPRIGHIHVTVDDLPWHWADASGEPLIMNGLPPGRHKVLIELVNANHVPFTGQTVEFVIPVQ; encoded by the coding sequence ATGCCAGCCTCGCTCGACGCAAAAACTGCCCATGACATCCTCGGCGCACCCGGCGTCGTCCCGCTGACGACGGCTCAGCCGGAACCGAAGCTGATCGTCGATCCGCTGGTGCCGGGGCCGCTGTCGTTCGGGCGCGTGGTCATCGAGTACCGCGCCGAAAACCTGCGCATCGTGCCGGTGTTCGGACCCAAGGCGCTCGAAGTCTCGCCGCGCATCGGCCACATTCACGTCACTGTTGACGACCTGCCGTGGCACTGGGCCGACGCCAGCGGCGAGCCGCTGATCATGAACGGGCTCCCGCCGGGCCGGCACAAGGTGCTGATCGAGTTGGTCAACGCCAACCACGTGCCGTTCACCGGCCAGACGGTCGAGTTCGTCATCCCGGTGCAGTGA
- a CDS encoding DUF305 domain-containing protein, translating into MNKRALAAILAALASSAAAAPTAEQDFLAANRVAMSRMMAGMSAKPAGDVDADFVNMMEPHHQGAIDMAMLELRYGKNQQLRRIAQGIVAEQRPEIDAMRLALGRPLTTATSAASKAP; encoded by the coding sequence ATGAACAAGCGCGCACTTGCGGCCATCCTCGCCGCGCTCGCCTCCAGCGCGGCGGCCGCTCCGACCGCCGAGCAAGACTTTCTCGCGGCGAACCGCGTCGCCATGAGCCGGATGATGGCGGGGATGAGCGCGAAGCCTGCCGGCGACGTCGACGCCGATTTTGTCAACATGATGGAGCCTCACCACCAAGGCGCGATCGACATGGCGATGCTCGAACTCCGCTACGGCAAGAACCAGCAACTGCGGCGGATCGCCCAAGGCATAGTCGCAGAGCAGCGCCCCGAGATCGACGCGATGCGGCTGGCCCTCGGCCGTCCGCTGACCACGGCCACATCGGCGGCGAGCAAAGCGCCATGA